From Alienimonas californiensis, a single genomic window includes:
- the sucC gene encoding ADP-forming succinate--CoA ligase subunit beta, producing the protein MKIHEYQAKELFRAAGVPTPRGIVCKSPEEAAAAFGELGGSLAVVKSQIHAGGRGKGHFKEHPDQAGVVLVRSADEAKQNAARMLGSTLVTIQTGEEGKKVNTVFVEEGLDIANELYVAVTVDRDRRTPILIASSEGGMDIEHVAEHTPEKILKTPVDGGYGLHAFQATELAFKLGLEGKAVRKAAKFLPALVRFFLDSDCDMAEVNPLVVTGAGDLVALDAKVSFDGNALFRHKNLDAYRDLTEENDSEIRAGKAGLSYVKLDGNIGCLVNGAGLAMSTMDLIQLHGGEPANFLDVGGGASVEAITEAFEIILADPNVKAILVNIFGGIMRCDYVVEALLEAYDKVGITVPLVVRLEGTNVEKARTMLADSGKDIATAADLTDAAQKVVASLSA; encoded by the coding sequence ATGAAGATTCACGAGTACCAGGCCAAGGAACTGTTCCGCGCCGCCGGCGTGCCCACGCCGCGCGGGATCGTGTGCAAGTCGCCCGAGGAGGCCGCCGCGGCGTTCGGCGAACTCGGCGGCAGCCTGGCCGTCGTGAAGAGCCAGATCCACGCCGGCGGCCGCGGCAAGGGGCACTTCAAGGAGCACCCGGATCAGGCCGGCGTCGTGCTCGTCCGCTCCGCCGACGAAGCGAAGCAGAACGCCGCCCGGATGCTCGGCTCCACGCTGGTCACGATCCAGACCGGCGAGGAGGGCAAGAAGGTCAACACGGTGTTCGTCGAGGAGGGCCTCGACATCGCCAACGAGCTGTACGTCGCCGTCACCGTCGATCGCGACCGTCGCACGCCGATCCTGATCGCCTCCAGCGAGGGCGGCATGGACATTGAACACGTCGCCGAGCACACGCCGGAGAAGATCCTCAAGACGCCCGTCGATGGCGGCTACGGTCTGCACGCCTTCCAGGCGACCGAGCTGGCCTTCAAGCTGGGCCTCGAAGGCAAGGCCGTCCGCAAAGCCGCGAAGTTCCTGCCGGCGCTGGTGCGGTTCTTCCTCGACTCCGACTGCGACATGGCGGAGGTCAACCCGCTGGTCGTCACCGGCGCCGGCGATCTGGTGGCGCTGGACGCGAAAGTCTCCTTCGACGGCAACGCCCTGTTCCGTCACAAAAATCTGGACGCCTACCGCGACCTGACCGAGGAGAACGACAGCGAAATCCGCGCCGGCAAGGCGGGCCTATCCTACGTCAAACTCGACGGCAACATCGGCTGCCTGGTCAACGGGGCCGGGCTGGCGATGAGCACGATGGACCTGATCCAGTTGCACGGCGGGGAGCCGGCGAACTTCTTGGACGTCGGCGGCGGCGCCAGCGTCGAGGCGATCACCGAGGCGTTCGAGATCATCCTCGCGGACCCGAACGTCAAAGCGATTCTCGTCAACATCTTCGGCGGGATCATGCGGTGCGACTACGTCGTGGAGGCCCTGCTGGAGGCCTACGACAAGGTCGGCATCACCGTGCCGCTGGTCGTCCGGCTGGAGGGCACGAACGTGGAGAAGGCCCGCACGATGCTCGCCGACAGCGGCAAGGACATCGCCACCGCCGCCGACCTCACCGACGCCGCCCAGAAGGTCGTCGCCTCCCTCAGCGCCTGA
- a CDS encoding adenylosuccinate synthase has protein sequence MPATSVIGLQWGDEAKGKFVDVLTDQHDVVCRYLGGNNAGHTVVFDGKTFKLSLLPAGVLHPGKTAVIATGVVLDPAALLNEMDRAVQSMGGPVPPEGTDLLISDRAHLIFPWHLAEDAALETDRGDAGQEKIGTTLRGIGPCYRDKAGRTHAVRAGDLLRPDRFRQRVAEVCAFKNRLLGAMIASSGQGEFTPFDADEIADRYLGFAERLGPFITDTTAFLLDAADSGKNILFEAAQGSMLDLDHGTFPYVTSSNSSGCGVHPGSGVPERHLDTMLGVVKAYSTRVGGGPFVTELDNEIGERIRTRGNEFGTVTGRPRRCGWFDAVAARYAARVSGVDALAVSLLDVLDGFDELQICEAYELNGRRTTDFPSHADDLAEATPIYRTLPGWSEDTTSCRTYGDLPANARTYLETLAELLGTKLTYVGVGPDREQTIRV, from the coding sequence ATGCCCGCCACCAGCGTGATCGGTTTGCAGTGGGGGGACGAGGCGAAGGGGAAGTTCGTCGACGTCCTCACCGATCAGCACGACGTCGTCTGCCGCTATCTGGGCGGAAACAACGCCGGGCACACGGTCGTGTTCGACGGCAAGACGTTCAAGTTGAGTTTGCTGCCGGCCGGCGTGCTGCATCCCGGCAAGACCGCGGTGATCGCCACCGGCGTGGTGCTCGACCCGGCGGCCCTGCTGAACGAGATGGACCGGGCCGTGCAGTCGATGGGCGGCCCGGTCCCGCCGGAGGGCACCGACCTGCTGATCTCCGACCGGGCCCACCTGATCTTCCCCTGGCACCTGGCCGAGGACGCCGCCCTCGAAACCGATCGCGGCGACGCCGGGCAGGAGAAGATCGGCACCACGCTCCGCGGCATCGGCCCCTGCTACCGTGACAAGGCCGGCCGCACCCACGCCGTCCGGGCCGGCGACCTGCTGAGGCCGGACCGCTTTCGGCAGCGGGTCGCGGAGGTCTGCGCCTTCAAGAACCGATTGCTCGGGGCGATGATCGCCTCCTCGGGGCAGGGGGAGTTCACCCCCTTCGACGCCGACGAGATCGCCGACCGCTACCTCGGCTTCGCGGAGCGGCTCGGCCCGTTCATCACGGACACCACCGCCTTCCTGCTGGACGCCGCCGACAGCGGCAAGAACATCCTGTTCGAGGCCGCCCAGGGGTCGATGCTGGACCTCGACCACGGCACGTTCCCCTACGTCACCAGTTCGAACAGCTCCGGCTGCGGCGTGCACCCCGGCAGCGGCGTGCCGGAGCGGCACCTGGACACGATGCTCGGCGTGGTGAAGGCCTACAGCACCCGGGTCGGCGGCGGGCCCTTCGTCACGGAGTTGGACAACGAGATCGGCGAACGCATCCGCACCCGCGGCAACGAGTTCGGCACCGTCACCGGCCGGCCGCGTCGCTGCGGCTGGTTCGACGCCGTCGCCGCCCGCTACGCCGCCCGCGTCTCCGGCGTGGATGCGTTGGCCGTCAGCCTCCTGGACGTACTGGACGGCTTCGACGAGTTGCAGATTTGCGAGGCGTACGAACTGAACGGCCGACGCACGACCGACTTCCCCAGCCACGCCGACGACCTCGCCGAGGCAACCCCGATTTACCGCACCCTCCCCGGCTGGAGCGAGGACACCACCAGCTGCCGCACCTACGGCGACCTGCCGGCGAACGCCCGGACCTACCTTGAGACGCTGGCGGAGTTGCTCGGCACCAAGCTGACCTACGTCGGCGTCGGCCCGGACCGGGAGCAGACGATCCGCGTCTGA
- the sucD gene encoding succinate--CoA ligase subunit alpha — protein sequence MSILVDSATKVLTQGITGSAGLFHSQQCREYGTPMVGGVTPGKGGTEVDGFPVWNTVEECVEETGANCSLIFVPPPFAADAIMEAADAFESRGGGLIVAITEGIPVLDMVKAYDYVAKTKSRLIGPNCPGIITPGVAKIGIMPGYIHTPGRIGLISKSGTLTYEAVWQLSNVGLGQSTAVGIGGDPIIGTTFIDLLELFENDPDTDAILMIGEIGGDAEVQAAAYIKDHVTKPVAGFIAGRTAPPGKRMGHAGAIISGGSGTAEEKIAALKAAGVEVAESPADMGAAVQRAMK from the coding sequence ATGAGCATTCTCGTCGACTCCGCCACCAAGGTCCTCACGCAGGGCATCACCGGGTCGGCGGGCCTGTTCCACTCCCAGCAGTGCCGGGAGTACGGCACCCCCATGGTCGGCGGCGTGACCCCCGGCAAGGGCGGCACGGAGGTCGACGGCTTCCCGGTCTGGAACACCGTCGAAGAGTGTGTCGAGGAGACCGGGGCGAACTGCTCCCTGATCTTCGTCCCGCCGCCGTTCGCCGCGGACGCGATCATGGAGGCCGCCGACGCATTCGAAAGCCGCGGCGGCGGGCTGATCGTCGCCATCACTGAGGGCATCCCCGTCCTCGACATGGTGAAGGCCTACGACTACGTGGCGAAGACGAAGTCCCGCCTGATCGGCCCGAACTGCCCTGGCATCATCACCCCGGGCGTGGCGAAGATCGGCATCATGCCCGGCTATATCCACACGCCGGGCCGCATCGGGCTGATCTCCAAGAGCGGCACCCTCACCTACGAGGCCGTCTGGCAGCTCTCCAACGTCGGGCTCGGCCAGAGCACCGCGGTCGGCATCGGCGGCGACCCGATCATCGGGACAACCTTCATCGACCTGCTGGAACTGTTCGAGAACGATCCCGATACCGACGCGATCCTGATGATCGGCGAGATCGGCGGCGACGCCGAGGTGCAGGCCGCCGCCTACATCAAGGACCATGTGACGAAGCCGGTCGCCGGCTTCATCGCCGGCCGCACGGCTCCCCCGGGCAAGCGAATGGGCCACGCCGGGGCGATCATCTCCGGCGGCAGCGGCACCGCGGAGGAGAAGATCGCTGCCCTGAAGGCCGCCGGCGTGGAAGTCGCCGAAAGTCCCGCCGACATGGGCGCCGCCGTCCAGCGGGCGATGAAGTAG
- a CDS encoding DUF5722 domain-containing protein has product MLNFAPLLLILCGSSDVPLTLDAATAHDLTLVPIDGGATLTTTGADPYVQLRPFDPAAVGPDAAVLEFEYLCPDGVEGLHVYYGRPFAEARSIAAGPLTKAEGWARFAVNLRDASAGRWTAETRELRLDFGARAGVQISVRGLRLRPRNEAERRSAEARQRERDRKLRDAAAVQAVLNADLPSSIGEVIAEPDEILIAGHADRPATLLEIFPWVPTALRIEAANAQVVGEVPAGPFEVRLPRTIDAADPVTSRWAVARRTGEAWELESAAIYSTTIAARHELERLTPRSIKGLGGISDRGPRSDWTDLGLHNVTINVPLGQFVSLTPGPDRTPFPHAGRTWYAEDSALRRYDALIGPATEQGIVVSAILLITFAQNDFNRTLIHPEAVNDGAAYAMPNLATADGVAAYGAVIALLSDRYARPADGSAGESHGRIVNWILHNEIDQGAHWTNMGEQPPLRYLETYYRAMRLVHALTRRNDPHARTFVSLTHHWDQPPDPTWETYAPKRLLEDLAALSRLEGDFEWGVAYHPYPESLLRPTPWSDRLPTDRDDTPMITPRNLAVLDRFLHRPELRFRPSAAERTQGTEDRVRGVLLSEQGFHTPETTDPAARAEHERVQAAAFLYTWDRLRELTVVEAFHNHRWIDHPGEGPLRLGLRRQPTAEEPDGPKKLAWEVYRDLGTPEESRWRWLLDEVGAPGGPGSKPTDLR; this is encoded by the coding sequence ATGCTCAACTTCGCTCCGCTCCTATTGATCCTGTGCGGTTCGTCTGATGTCCCGCTGACGCTGGATGCCGCCACGGCCCACGACCTGACGCTCGTCCCCATCGACGGCGGGGCGACGCTGACGACGACGGGCGCCGACCCGTACGTCCAACTCCGGCCGTTCGACCCCGCCGCGGTCGGACCGGACGCGGCCGTGCTGGAGTTCGAGTATCTCTGCCCGGACGGCGTCGAGGGTCTGCACGTCTACTACGGCCGCCCGTTCGCGGAGGCGCGGTCGATCGCTGCCGGTCCGTTGACGAAGGCGGAGGGCTGGGCTCGATTCGCGGTGAACCTTCGTGACGCGTCCGCCGGGCGTTGGACTGCGGAGACGCGAGAACTGCGGCTGGATTTCGGTGCGCGGGCGGGTGTGCAGATCAGCGTTCGTGGTTTGCGGCTCCGGCCGCGGAACGAGGCGGAACGGCGGTCCGCCGAGGCGCGGCAGCGAGAGCGGGACCGCAAGCTGCGGGACGCCGCCGCGGTGCAGGCGGTCCTGAACGCCGACCTCCCCTCATCGATCGGCGAGGTGATTGCGGAGCCCGACGAGATCCTCATCGCCGGCCACGCCGACCGGCCGGCGACGCTGCTGGAGATCTTCCCGTGGGTGCCGACGGCGTTGCGGATCGAGGCGGCGAACGCCCAAGTCGTCGGTGAAGTGCCGGCCGGACCTTTCGAGGTACGGCTCCCGCGGACGATCGACGCCGCCGACCCCGTGACCTCCCGCTGGGCGGTCGCTCGGCGCACGGGGGAGGCGTGGGAGTTGGAGTCCGCAGCGATCTATTCGACGACCATCGCCGCCCGTCACGAGTTGGAGCGTTTGACGCCGCGTTCCATCAAAGGTTTGGGCGGGATCTCCGACCGCGGGCCGCGGTCGGACTGGACGGACCTCGGCCTGCACAACGTCACAATCAACGTCCCGCTGGGGCAGTTCGTGAGCCTCACGCCCGGCCCGGACCGCACGCCGTTTCCACACGCCGGCCGCACCTGGTACGCCGAGGACAGCGCCCTCCGCCGCTACGACGCGCTCATCGGACCGGCGACGGAGCAGGGGATCGTCGTCTCCGCGATCCTGCTGATCACATTCGCTCAGAACGATTTCAACCGGACGTTGATCCACCCGGAAGCGGTCAACGACGGCGCCGCCTACGCCATGCCGAACCTCGCCACGGCGGACGGCGTGGCGGCCTACGGGGCCGTGATCGCCCTGCTGAGCGACCGCTACGCCCGCCCCGCGGACGGCTCGGCCGGCGAGTCTCACGGTCGCATCGTCAACTGGATCCTGCACAACGAGATCGACCAGGGCGCCCACTGGACGAACATGGGCGAACAGCCCCCGCTGCGCTATCTGGAGACCTATTACCGGGCGATGCGTCTGGTCCACGCCCTGACACGGCGGAACGATCCCCACGCCCGCACGTTCGTCTCGCTGACACACCACTGGGACCAGCCGCCCGATCCGACGTGGGAAACTTACGCCCCGAAGCGGCTGCTCGAAGACCTGGCGGCGCTCTCCCGTCTGGAAGGGGATTTCGAGTGGGGCGTCGCCTATCACCCCTATCCGGAGAGTCTCCTGCGGCCCACGCCCTGGAGCGACCGGCTGCCGACCGACCGGGACGACACGCCCATGATCACCCCCCGCAATCTGGCCGTCCTCGATCGCTTCCTGCACCGTCCGGAGCTGCGGTTCCGCCCCTCGGCCGCGGAGCGAACGCAGGGGACCGAAGACCGGGTGCGGGGCGTGTTGCTCTCGGAGCAGGGGTTCCACACGCCGGAAACGACCGATCCCGCCGCCCGGGCGGAGCACGAACGGGTGCAGGCCGCCGCCTTCCTCTACACCTGGGACCGCCTGCGCGAGCTGACCGTTGTGGAGGCGTTCCACAATCACCGCTGGATCGATCACCCGGGCGAAGGTCCGCTGCGGTTGGGGCTGCGTCGCCAACCGACCGCCGAGGAGCCGGACGGGCCGAAAAAGCTGGCCTGGGAGGTCTACCGCGACCTCGGCACGCCTGAGGAGAGCCGGTGGCGCTGGCTGCTGGACGAAGTCGGCGCCCCCGGCGGCCCGGGCTCGAAACCCACGGACCTGCGTTGA
- a CDS encoding glycosyltransferase family 2 protein gives MLFSVVIPTYNYGRFLRAAVESVLEQPGDDYETIVVDDGSTDDTPAVLEQFLAELPQRVRDRVRFVRQENAGPSAARNRGAAAAKGDYLVFLDADDRLLPGALERLRSYAADGGFDLIFGGYEAVTPAGRRTPRRAKPLRDSNLRNFKRFLRRRLGSVRLGAAAIRRSRFMELRFPEGVHHHEDVVLVAQLLATGRCVSFPEITLSALKHPDSLRHDLKGLESASTAAAEALFDPAVLPAEMMAMRREYQSDFFLTQFGALARAGRYAEARAVYRRAVREYPRHLLRWPKLRRYLRIVFK, from the coding sequence GTGCTCTTCAGCGTCGTCATCCCGACCTACAATTATGGCCGGTTCCTCCGTGCGGCGGTGGAGTCGGTCCTGGAACAGCCGGGCGACGACTACGAGACCATCGTCGTCGACGACGGCTCCACCGACGACACCCCGGCCGTCCTGGAGCAGTTCCTCGCCGAACTCCCTCAGCGCGTCCGCGACCGCGTGCGGTTCGTGCGGCAGGAGAACGCCGGGCCTTCCGCGGCGAGAAACCGAGGGGCGGCGGCGGCGAAGGGCGATTACCTGGTGTTCCTCGACGCCGACGACCGGCTGCTCCCCGGGGCGCTGGAGCGGCTCCGAAGCTACGCCGCCGACGGCGGGTTCGACCTGATCTTCGGCGGGTACGAGGCCGTCACCCCGGCAGGCCGTCGGACCCCGCGGCGGGCCAAACCGCTGCGCGACTCGAACCTGCGGAACTTCAAGCGATTCCTGCGGCGCCGGCTGGGCAGCGTGCGGCTGGGCGCCGCGGCGATTCGCCGGTCGCGGTTCATGGAACTCCGCTTTCCGGAGGGCGTGCACCATCACGAGGACGTCGTGCTCGTCGCCCAGTTGTTGGCGACCGGGCGATGCGTGTCGTTTCCGGAGATCACGCTGTCCGCCCTGAAGCACCCGGACAGCCTGCGGCACGATCTGAAGGGGCTGGAATCGGCCTCCACCGCTGCGGCCGAGGCCCTGTTCGACCCCGCGGTCCTGCCGGCGGAGATGATGGCGATGCGGCGGGAATATCAGAGCGATTTCTTCCTCACGCAGTTCGGGGCGCTGGCCCGGGCGGGCCGATACGCCGAGGCCCGGGCCGTCTACCGCCGGGCGGTCCGCGAGTACCCCCGCCACCTGCTCCGCTGGCCGAAGCTGCGGCGGTATTTGCGAATTGTCTTCAAGTGA
- a CDS encoding MBOAT family O-acyltransferase: MSFTTLSFALFYPATFCLYWALGARRAQNLLLLAASYLFYTWWDWRFCGLLFATSLTDYLIARRLAPERRPRVRRAWLWLSVTTNLSVLGFFKYYGFFADSVRDGFATLGMEASLPTLSVVLPVGISFYTFQSLSYVVDVYRGRLPPAERADEYLVYVAFFPQLVAGPIERGSHLLPQFLRPRRFDPTWAAEGGRLILWGLVQKLVLADNLGRLFVDLVYDAPENHGAFVLAFATVCFAFQIYCDFAGYSNIAIGLARTLGFDLMRNFAYPYFSRSPAEFWRRWHISLSTWFRDYLYIPLGGNRCGRGRQAFNLLFTFLVSGLWHGPAWTFLIWGGLNGLGVLPALFLPQRGGGPQEPPAGRGWLPSLRDVLQMGGTFAFLCLTWVFFRSASLEQAVTVLTGLTRPESGILPLKRLGTSEGYWSLLAAALLAGYLLWEWAARDRPFPLSIGDWPAWVRWPVYTLLGWTIVLMYPPVTGAFIYFQF; the protein is encoded by the coding sequence ATGTCGTTCACGACGCTGAGCTTCGCCCTGTTCTACCCGGCGACGTTCTGCCTCTATTGGGCGCTGGGCGCCCGGCGGGCCCAGAACCTCCTGCTGTTGGCGGCCAGCTACCTGTTCTACACCTGGTGGGATTGGCGGTTCTGCGGACTGCTGTTCGCCACCAGCCTGACCGACTACCTGATCGCCCGCCGCCTCGCCCCGGAGAGGCGGCCCCGCGTCCGCCGCGCCTGGCTGTGGTTGAGCGTGACGACGAACCTGAGCGTGCTGGGGTTCTTCAAATACTACGGCTTCTTCGCCGACTCCGTCCGGGACGGGTTTGCGACGCTGGGGATGGAGGCGTCGCTGCCGACGCTGTCCGTCGTGCTGCCGGTGGGGATCAGCTTCTATACGTTCCAGTCCCTCAGCTATGTGGTCGACGTGTACCGCGGACGGCTGCCGCCGGCCGAGCGGGCGGACGAGTATCTGGTGTACGTCGCCTTCTTCCCGCAGCTCGTCGCCGGGCCGATCGAGCGGGGCAGCCATCTGCTCCCGCAGTTCCTCCGCCCCCGTCGGTTCGATCCGACCTGGGCCGCGGAGGGGGGGCGGCTGATCCTGTGGGGGTTGGTGCAGAAACTCGTGCTGGCGGACAACCTCGGCCGGCTGTTCGTCGACCTGGTGTACGACGCACCGGAGAACCACGGGGCGTTCGTGTTGGCCTTCGCCACGGTCTGCTTCGCCTTTCAGATCTACTGCGACTTCGCCGGGTACTCGAACATCGCCATCGGGCTGGCTCGGACGCTGGGGTTCGACCTGATGCGGAACTTCGCCTACCCCTATTTCTCCCGCAGCCCGGCGGAGTTCTGGCGGCGGTGGCACATCTCGCTGTCCACCTGGTTCCGGGACTACCTCTACATCCCCCTGGGCGGGAACCGCTGCGGACGCGGGCGGCAGGCGTTCAACCTGCTGTTCACGTTCCTCGTCAGCGGGTTGTGGCACGGGCCGGCCTGGACGTTCCTGATCTGGGGCGGGCTGAACGGCCTCGGCGTGCTGCCGGCGCTGTTCCTACCGCAGCGGGGCGGCGGACCGCAGGAACCCCCGGCCGGCCGCGGCTGGTTGCCGTCGCTGCGTGACGTGCTGCAGATGGGCGGCACCTTCGCGTTCCTCTGCCTGACGTGGGTCTTCTTCCGCAGCGCCTCCTTGGAGCAGGCCGTCACGGTGCTAACCGGACTGACCCGGCCGGAGAGCGGCATCCTGCCCCTCAAGCGTTTAGGCACCTCCGAGGGGTACTGGTCGTTGCTCGCGGCGGCGCTGCTGGCCGGCTACCTGCTGTGGGAGTGGGCCGCCCGGGACCGGCCGTTCCCGCTGTCCATCGGCGACTGGCCCGCCTGGGTGCGGTGGCCGGTCTACACGCTGCTGGGATGGACGATCGTCCTGATGTATCCGCCCGTCACCGGCGCGTTCATCTACTTCCAGTTTTGA
- a CDS encoding sialidase family protein, with product MLRRSLLPLAAVLCLPIAVTASGADPATPDLSGVPGVVVAHSPASSGLYIGSPGLTRLPDGALLASHDFFGPKSKEFEIAQSHVYRSDDDGKTWSHVAQIEGAFWSSLFVHRGDAYLFGTRAHHGDLVLRRSTDGGRTWTDPKDAASGLLRPAPWHCAPVPVVEHDGRLWRGVENASFGKKWGERYAAAVISAPVDADLLNADSWTVAGPLPRDPDWLDGTFLGYLEGNVVVTPDGGLVDLLRVNTSGDNRSEQAALVRVIDDGKKLRFEPGDGDLSTGGFVPMPGAAKKFSVRPDPNGDGYWTLANLVRPEHADKNPGSVRNTLALMHSPDLTTWTVRREVLHHPDVIAHAFQYVDWLYDGDDLIVLSRTAYADGLGGAHRAHDANLLTFHRVENYRDAGEE from the coding sequence ATGCTCCGCCGCTCGCTCCTCCCGCTCGCCGCCGTCCTCTGCCTGCCGATCGCCGTCACGGCGTCCGGGGCGGACCCCGCCACGCCTGACCTGTCCGGCGTGCCCGGGGTCGTCGTCGCCCATTCGCCGGCGTCGTCCGGGTTGTATATCGGTTCGCCGGGGCTGACCCGGCTGCCGGACGGGGCGCTGCTGGCGTCGCACGACTTCTTCGGGCCGAAGTCCAAGGAGTTCGAAATCGCCCAGTCGCACGTCTACCGCTCCGACGACGACGGCAAGACCTGGTCGCACGTCGCCCAGATCGAGGGCGCCTTCTGGTCCTCGCTGTTCGTGCACCGCGGCGACGCTTATCTGTTCGGCACACGGGCCCATCACGGGGACCTGGTGCTGCGTCGCTCGACGGACGGCGGCCGCACGTGGACCGATCCGAAGGACGCCGCGTCGGGGCTGCTCCGCCCGGCCCCCTGGCACTGCGCCCCGGTGCCGGTGGTGGAGCACGACGGCCGGCTGTGGCGGGGCGTGGAGAACGCCTCGTTCGGCAAGAAATGGGGCGAACGCTACGCCGCGGCGGTGATCTCCGCCCCCGTCGACGCCGACCTGCTGAACGCCGATTCCTGGACCGTCGCCGGCCCCCTGCCCCGCGACCCGGACTGGCTGGACGGCACGTTCCTCGGCTACCTGGAAGGCAACGTCGTCGTCACGCCCGACGGCGGGCTGGTCGATCTGCTGCGGGTGAACACCTCCGGCGACAACCGCTCCGAGCAGGCGGCGCTGGTGCGGGTGATCGACGACGGGAAGAAGCTGCGGTTCGAGCCCGGCGACGGGGACCTGTCCACCGGCGGGTTCGTGCCGATGCCGGGGGCGGCGAAGAAGTTCTCCGTCCGGCCTGATCCGAACGGCGACGGCTACTGGACGCTGGCGAACCTCGTCCGGCCGGAGCACGCGGACAAGAACCCCGGCTCGGTCCGCAACACGCTGGCGCTGATGCACTCGCCGGACCTGACAACCTGGACCGTCCGCCGCGAGGTCCTGCACCACCCGGACGTGATCGCCCACGCCTTCCAATACGTCGACTGGCTATACGACGGCGACGACCTGATCGTCCTGAGCCGCACCGCCTACGCCGACGGCCTCGGCGGCGCCCACCGCGCCCACGACGCCAACCTGCTGACGTTCCACCGCGTCGAAAACTACCGCGACGCCGGCGAAGAATGA